A genomic segment from Capra hircus breed San Clemente chromosome 7, ASM170441v1, whole genome shotgun sequence encodes:
- the ZCCHC10 gene encoding zinc finger CCHC domain-containing protein 10, with product MATPMHRLIARRQAEANKQHVRCQKCLEFGHWTYECTGKRKYLHRPSRTAELKKALKEKENRLLLQQSIGEANVERKTKKKRSKSVTSSSSNSSDSSASDSSSESEETSTSSSSEDSDSDESSSSSSSSASSTSSSSSSDSDSDSSSASSSSTSTDSSSDDEPPKKKKKK from the exons ATGGCGACTCCCATGCATCGTCTCATAGCCCGGAGACAAGC TGAAGCAAATAAGCAACATGTAAGATGTCAGAAATGCTTGGAATTTGGACATTGGACTTATGAATgcacaggaaaaagaaagtacCTACATAGGCCTTCAAGAACAGCAGAACTAAAgaaagctttaaaagaaaaagaaaacagattattATTACAACAAAG CATTGGAGAAGCTAATGTAGAAAGAAAGACCAAGAAGAAAAG GTCTAAGAGCGTAACCAGTTCCAGTAGCAATAGCAGCGACAGTTCAGCCAGTGATTCTTCATCAGAGAGTGAAGAGACATCTACCTCATCTTCCTCAGAGGACAGTGACTCTGATGAAAGCTCCTCCAGTTCATCATCTTCCGCCTCCTCCACAAGCTCCTCCTCATCCTCTGATTCAGACTCAGATTCCAGCTCTGCCAGTAGTAGCAGCACCAGCACAGATAGTAGTTCTGACGATGAACcaccaaagaagaagaaaaaaaaatag